The following are from one region of the Symmachiella macrocystis genome:
- a CDS encoding protein kinase domain-containing protein: MLNCPHCRTSLKTSDLELDACPHCGAVLVPSNSESSLGTNQTIAENPDDAADATTAETPTVADIEASKSAETDETFVTNVVDEVDDDQTYAKTISDTEASDLPLDSESDKTIVVDSGTFEKPSAGDQTIADSGHIDATEQTFVSDEFDADRTFANDTEKDSGSDQSAAIDRTFVTEDVDLTANLNRSMADDWSIAIKHDDAPTTSIRAKERFEPSSNSSLVIKTRAVQSTKVPTETDEAEYEILGILGKGGMGVVYEARQTSIDRSVAVKMLGEKTKSGAQNQQKFLAEAVVTGELDHPNVVPIYDVGVNDRGSLFYSMKKVQGTPWSKVIKDNSQAENLDILLRVADAVAFAHSRGIVHRDLKPDNVMLGEFGEVLVMDWGLAQPTESFRKKNTVANIRSLGGTPSYMAPEMVLGPVEAIGPASDTYLLGAILYEILTGKPPHTASNVSQALVYAGKNVVKPPKETNELTEIAMRAMETDPEDRYPSVRDFQHDIREYQSHIESVALSGFADDYLRKSRETHEYEGFSRALFAFEEASSLWAGNTSAQRGAAAARLEYAQTALNKADFDLAASLLDADNPDHTELLQKVITQQQERAAHKRRLRRAKLLVRGLVAMVLAVVSIGLVLVMKAEKTARRERDVAEQQRQLAESETLRANDAAEKESLARSAADKSAEEERQAKHDAVKARDEAVASQKQEEAAKIAAVDARKEAEQAKQEETKAKDQEIEARHLADKARVAAVAAKEAEEYEAYIARIGLAAAKIDENAFDSARVLLEDCDPKFRQWEWGRLMYLCSQSEKSFDVREPASCLALAPDNQTFVTGGPSGVAWMWNAQDGKLLHESRHGGDVIHAVAFSPDGRLLATGGDNTNSFIKIWDAKTGQPIERQFGPPASEDTFETGHTQTVTSVQFSHDGRRLLTASLDGTARLWDVESGQQIQRLFGHNWWVRSATFRREQDTQGKAVDEKRIVTTGQDGTAIVWSDETGQWTDDTQIRQGIPFRGHKGPVFCARFTPDGKHVVSGGYDRRILIWEPEAIVEFDFRNLAEELAPTETTFQELTGHTDTVRSIRFSQDGSLIVSSGRDNTVRVWDIGSKKLIRTFRGHGSAVAAADFSADGRWILSAGGDGQAKRWSLDGDDEIQTLQGRRLAGHTNAVLGASFSPDGQQVVTASQDRYAKSWSAESGDVTRAFFEGHQFLSSSVVFMPDGRRLITSAMDNTARVWNLASGTEEFSLSGTGRKAAVAASPDGRWIVTGSDQSTVKLWDAGNGKLVREFTGHAHEVTAVAITTANGGLVLSGDEAGRCWLWDANTGQQIRRLTGKLGGHSGRIVAAAFTIDGSRALTASNDRTVAQWDVETGEELVDRVLKHPAAVTAMALAPDGGFALTGCLDGTVRYWEIQSGKLLHSFVDVGGSGAVSDNLRSLMEERAWSVADLSRQSHVREELIDKLLSGKATVEEATISQLAKAFDVATTKLHESVPVSVSLSPAGMAAATYAADGKVRVWEVASGREVLNQEYPFLIWSAAFDPQAQGSRLAVVGGNQTHLLDAATGQVAMAFGPHGAVASANFSPDGNRLVTGSWDSSARIWDATSGRVLAKLEGAHAGAINSCVFSPDADGRFVLTSSDDGTAKLWEIVTQRHKTSPDAAEVEVRIGRVVRTYAGHTARVGFATFSPDGRWVLTASDDKTAALYETSAPATSSEDEQHIQPACVLQGHEWEVLCIAASADGTRVITGSADNTARVWDLEIQEDGHVKAAPRLLLDGHTSSVTCVAFSPLRDKNNNGHWDPGETNAVRAITSSRDNSVKLWDTTVNSSRDQDDGTGGLLNATEILTLTEHDRTVTSVAFSNDGRRILSASRDGRAIVWKSVDWSGP, encoded by the coding sequence ATGTTAAATTGTCCGCACTGCCGAACCTCGTTAAAAACGTCGGACTTGGAGTTAGACGCCTGTCCGCATTGCGGCGCCGTATTAGTACCATCCAATAGCGAGTCTTCGCTGGGGACCAATCAAACCATAGCCGAGAATCCCGACGACGCTGCCGATGCGACGACCGCCGAAACTCCCACGGTCGCCGATATTGAGGCATCTAAGTCAGCAGAAACCGATGAGACTTTCGTCACAAATGTTGTCGATGAAGTGGACGACGACCAAACATACGCCAAAACAATCTCGGATACTGAAGCATCCGATTTGCCGCTTGATTCCGAGAGTGATAAGACGATCGTCGTCGATTCCGGCACTTTCGAAAAACCGTCCGCTGGCGACCAGACTATCGCCGATTCCGGTCACATAGACGCCACGGAACAAACGTTTGTCTCTGACGAGTTTGATGCCGACCGCACCTTCGCCAATGATACAGAGAAGGATTCAGGCTCCGACCAATCCGCTGCGATCGACCGTACTTTTGTCACCGAAGACGTCGACCTTACTGCCAACTTGAATCGTTCGATGGCGGACGACTGGTCAATCGCGATCAAGCACGACGATGCACCCACCACGTCGATCCGTGCCAAGGAACGATTCGAACCCTCGTCCAATTCTTCTTTGGTCATCAAGACCCGCGCAGTTCAGTCCACAAAAGTCCCGACCGAGACCGATGAAGCGGAGTACGAAATACTCGGCATTCTGGGCAAAGGCGGCATGGGGGTCGTTTATGAAGCACGGCAAACGTCGATCGATCGGTCTGTTGCCGTCAAAATGCTGGGAGAAAAAACAAAGTCCGGTGCACAAAACCAGCAAAAGTTTCTCGCCGAAGCGGTCGTCACCGGCGAGTTGGACCATCCCAACGTCGTACCAATCTATGACGTGGGCGTGAACGATCGCGGTTCCTTGTTCTATTCGATGAAGAAAGTCCAAGGGACCCCTTGGAGCAAGGTCATCAAGGACAATTCGCAGGCCGAGAATCTCGACATCTTGCTCCGTGTCGCTGATGCGGTCGCCTTTGCGCATTCGCGCGGAATCGTACACCGCGACCTCAAGCCCGATAATGTCATGCTGGGCGAATTCGGCGAAGTTTTGGTGATGGACTGGGGCCTAGCGCAGCCGACAGAATCCTTCCGCAAGAAAAACACGGTCGCCAATATCAGATCCTTGGGCGGAACTCCTTCGTACATGGCTCCGGAGATGGTGCTCGGCCCGGTGGAGGCCATTGGACCGGCCAGCGATACCTATCTGTTGGGCGCGATTCTCTATGAGATTTTGACCGGCAAACCGCCTCACACTGCCTCCAACGTCTCACAGGCATTGGTTTATGCCGGAAAAAACGTCGTCAAGCCACCCAAGGAAACAAATGAATTAACCGAAATCGCCATGCGGGCGATGGAGACCGATCCGGAAGATCGTTATCCCAGCGTACGGGATTTCCAACATGACATTCGCGAGTACCAATCACACATCGAATCGGTCGCCCTCTCAGGTTTTGCTGACGACTACCTACGAAAATCGCGGGAAACGCACGAGTATGAAGGGTTCTCGCGCGCCTTATTCGCCTTCGAAGAAGCATCGTCGTTGTGGGCCGGAAACACCTCCGCCCAACGCGGCGCTGCAGCGGCCCGGTTGGAATATGCGCAGACAGCCTTAAACAAAGCCGACTTCGATTTGGCCGCGTCGCTGCTCGACGCGGACAATCCGGATCACACCGAACTCCTTCAAAAAGTCATCACCCAACAACAAGAGCGTGCCGCCCACAAACGACGGTTACGCAGGGCCAAACTACTGGTCCGTGGGCTGGTCGCAATGGTTTTGGCCGTGGTGAGCATCGGCTTGGTGCTGGTCATGAAAGCCGAGAAAACCGCCCGTCGAGAACGCGATGTCGCAGAACAACAACGGCAACTCGCGGAATCGGAAACACTCCGAGCCAATGACGCGGCTGAAAAAGAATCCTTGGCAAGATCTGCCGCGGACAAGTCGGCCGAAGAGGAACGGCAGGCTAAACACGATGCCGTGAAAGCACGTGATGAAGCCGTGGCATCGCAAAAACAAGAAGAGGCCGCCAAAATCGCTGCGGTCGATGCTAGGAAAGAAGCGGAGCAAGCCAAACAGGAAGAAACCAAAGCCAAAGATCAGGAAATCGAAGCCCGACATTTGGCCGACAAAGCACGCGTCGCCGCCGTGGCAGCCAAAGAAGCGGAGGAATACGAAGCCTACATCGCGCGCATCGGTTTGGCGGCCGCCAAGATCGATGAAAACGCCTTTGATTCGGCGCGGGTGTTGCTCGAAGATTGCGACCCGAAGTTTCGCCAATGGGAATGGGGCCGGTTGATGTATTTGTGCAGCCAGTCCGAGAAGAGTTTCGATGTAAGGGAACCAGCGAGTTGTTTAGCACTGGCGCCGGACAATCAAACATTCGTCACCGGCGGCCCCAGCGGCGTTGCCTGGATGTGGAATGCGCAAGACGGGAAGCTCCTGCACGAAAGCCGTCACGGGGGCGATGTGATCCACGCGGTCGCGTTTTCTCCCGATGGACGACTGCTTGCCACCGGCGGCGATAACACGAACAGTTTCATCAAGATCTGGGATGCAAAGACAGGCCAACCGATCGAACGGCAATTTGGCCCCCCCGCATCTGAGGACACCTTTGAAACCGGCCATACGCAAACCGTGACCAGCGTCCAGTTTTCACATGACGGACGCCGGTTGCTCACCGCATCGCTGGATGGCACAGCGCGGTTGTGGGATGTCGAGTCTGGGCAGCAGATACAACGGCTTTTCGGTCACAATTGGTGGGTCAGGTCAGCTACTTTTCGTCGCGAACAGGATACCCAAGGCAAAGCAGTCGACGAAAAACGAATTGTCACGACCGGACAGGACGGTACAGCCATCGTCTGGTCGGACGAAACCGGTCAATGGACCGATGACACCCAGATCCGACAAGGCATTCCGTTTCGCGGTCACAAAGGCCCGGTCTTTTGTGCCCGGTTCACTCCCGATGGCAAACACGTTGTCTCGGGAGGATATGACCGCCGCATATTGATTTGGGAACCCGAGGCGATTGTTGAGTTCGATTTCCGCAATCTCGCGGAAGAATTAGCGCCCACCGAAACTACGTTTCAAGAATTGACCGGCCACACGGACACCGTACGGTCAATTCGCTTCTCACAGGACGGATCTCTGATTGTCTCCAGCGGTCGCGATAATACCGTCCGTGTGTGGGACATCGGCTCCAAGAAATTGATCCGAACGTTTCGCGGTCACGGCAGCGCGGTGGCGGCGGCCGATTTTTCCGCTGATGGACGTTGGATCCTCTCCGCCGGCGGCGATGGACAAGCCAAACGTTGGAGTCTGGACGGGGACGACGAAATCCAAACGCTGCAAGGTCGCCGGCTTGCTGGGCACACCAACGCTGTGTTGGGCGCCAGTTTTTCACCTGACGGCCAACAAGTGGTCACCGCCAGCCAGGACCGCTATGCCAAATCATGGTCGGCCGAATCCGGCGACGTTACACGTGCGTTCTTCGAAGGGCATCAGTTTCTTTCCTCCTCGGTCGTATTCATGCCCGATGGACGGCGGCTGATCACCAGCGCCATGGATAATACGGCGCGCGTGTGGAATCTTGCTTCGGGAACGGAAGAATTTTCCCTGTCGGGGACGGGTCGCAAAGCGGCTGTGGCCGCCTCGCCTGATGGTCGTTGGATTGTGACCGGCAGTGACCAATCGACCGTAAAACTATGGGACGCCGGCAACGGGAAACTCGTGCGCGAATTCACCGGTCATGCCCATGAAGTCACCGCTGTTGCCATAACCACAGCCAACGGAGGTTTAGTGCTCTCCGGAGATGAGGCAGGCCGCTGCTGGTTGTGGGACGCCAATACCGGACAGCAAATCCGGAGACTCACCGGAAAACTAGGAGGACATTCCGGACGCATTGTCGCGGCCGCGTTCACCATAGACGGAAGCCGCGCATTAACGGCCAGCAACGACCGTACTGTCGCGCAATGGGATGTGGAGACTGGTGAAGAGTTGGTTGACCGCGTTTTAAAACATCCCGCAGCCGTCACAGCAATGGCCCTCGCGCCGGACGGCGGTTTTGCCTTAACCGGTTGTCTCGACGGCACGGTCCGCTATTGGGAGATTCAAAGCGGAAAGCTGTTGCACTCGTTTGTGGATGTGGGGGGGAGCGGCGCTGTTTCTGATAACTTGCGGTCACTGATGGAAGAACGTGCGTGGTCGGTCGCTGATCTAAGCCGGCAAAGTCATGTTCGTGAAGAATTGATCGACAAACTTCTTTCCGGCAAGGCAACTGTCGAAGAGGCCACGATCTCGCAGTTAGCCAAAGCGTTTGATGTTGCAACGACAAAACTGCATGAATCGGTTCCGGTCTCGGTGAGCCTTTCCCCGGCCGGGATGGCAGCGGCAACCTATGCAGCCGATGGGAAAGTCCGCGTGTGGGAGGTGGCCTCGGGCCGTGAAGTCCTTAATCAGGAGTATCCGTTTTTGATTTGGTCGGCGGCCTTTGATCCGCAGGCCCAAGGCTCACGGCTGGCCGTTGTCGGTGGAAATCAGACGCATTTGCTCGATGCGGCAACCGGACAGGTCGCGATGGCGTTCGGCCCGCACGGAGCGGTCGCCTCGGCGAACTTCTCGCCTGATGGCAATCGCCTGGTGACGGGAAGCTGGGATAGTTCGGCGCGCATCTGGGATGCGACCAGCGGTCGTGTGCTGGCGAAATTGGAAGGGGCACATGCCGGCGCCATCAACAGTTGTGTCTTCTCGCCCGATGCCGACGGCCGATTTGTCCTCACCTCCAGCGACGATGGAACAGCCAAACTCTGGGAGATCGTCACCCAACGGCACAAGACCTCTCCAGACGCCGCTGAAGTCGAAGTCCGTATAGGTCGCGTGGTTCGCACTTATGCGGGACACACCGCGCGCGTGGGATTTGCAACGTTCTCTCCCGACGGACGCTGGGTCCTGACCGCTTCGGATGACAAAACTGCCGCCCTGTATGAAACATCGGCGCCCGCAACCTCCAGCGAAGACGAACAACACATCCAACCAGCCTGCGTCCTACAGGGACATGAATGGGAAGTTCTCTGCATCGCCGCTTCGGCCGACGGGACACGCGTCATCACCGGCAGCGCCGACAATACAGCCCGTGTCTGGGACCTCGAGATCCAAGAGGACGGCCATGTGAAGGCTGCTCCCCGCTTGCTGTTGGACGGGCATACTTCGAGTGTCACCTGCGTCGCATTTTCGCCACTGCGAGACAAAAACAACAACGGCCATTGGGATCCCGGTGAAACCAACGCCGTCCGTGCCATCACCTCCAGTCGGGACAACAGCGTCAAGCTCTGGGATACCACGGTCAATTCCAGCCGAGACCAGGACGACGGCACCGGAGGATTGTTGAATGCGACCGAAATCCTGACCTTGACCGAACACGACCGCACGGTGACATCGGTTGCGTTTTCCAACGATGGTCGCCGCATTCTCTCAGCCAGCCGCGACGGCCGAGCGATTGTTTGGAAATCCGTCGATTGGTCAGGACCGTAA
- a CDS encoding PKD domain-containing protein: protein MLFRTYWLTRLSMANRLTALRHPRLLDDSTILQPLRLEERRLLDSNPVITALDVTPTVVDPGETVTLSGRFQDSPPGEVDHHILVDWGDGQTSELTGDFSGSTAAANREFTATHIYQDAPTGDTSQSQFTITVTITDEDGGSDSAQTLISVNNTIPTLADLTLTSPVLENGLATVTGRVIDAGSLDTHTIRVNWGDGSADSLIQLTASETTFTATHRYLDDNPTGTPQDIYPVTISVVDNNGGSSQQQLTVTVQNVAPQITTLLTKPDAVEEGSPLVLDGTFSDVGSLDTHTATINWGDGTSSNVAAGGGLFSGEHTYVDSGVYTIAVTLTDDDGASSTSQINVTIGNAIPTLTDLTINSPILENGLATVTGRVIDAGSLDTHTIRVNWGDGSADSLIQLTASETTFTATHRYLDDNPTGTPQDIYPVTISVVDNNGGSSQQQLTVTVQNVAPVIESATLTAIPEVDAEFVLSGEFSDAGSLDNHTLTVDWGDGSAPSVILYAGGAQNFIASHVFESEGSFAVTATLRDDDGAVAVSRFSADVSLETQLIVTEFPQATVANAPSGGYVAGVVIKSTRENITTTVSPNPTTSIPFEGNTSDRPVKAMENRGSQEEVVVIELLSPEGKRIRHQNLPKTILVDLPGYIRKLPDGHYRFYFKTPEAQRLIMDVHVRGGQIIDPGDLLKTQQQNVSQTPTNDGELSAQASALRIDAAVQGEAANAHTDHPNWEASVDSAMSKFPENSSQGPLSARRSISTY from the coding sequence ATGCTTTTTCGCACCTATTGGCTGACGCGGCTTTCGATGGCTAACCGCCTAACGGCTCTACGTCACCCGCGACTTCTGGACGATTCGACCATCCTACAGCCGCTACGGCTTGAGGAGCGGCGTCTCCTAGACAGCAATCCGGTGATCACCGCCCTCGATGTCACTCCCACTGTTGTCGACCCAGGTGAGACGGTCACTCTCAGCGGAAGATTCCAAGACTCCCCTCCCGGTGAAGTCGATCACCACATCCTGGTCGACTGGGGAGACGGACAAACCAGTGAACTCACAGGCGACTTTAGCGGATCAACTGCTGCGGCCAACCGCGAATTCACCGCAACCCACATTTACCAGGACGCACCGACTGGCGACACTTCGCAAAGTCAATTCACAATTACCGTCACCATTACCGACGAAGATGGCGGGAGTGACTCCGCACAAACCCTCATCAGCGTCAACAACACTATCCCCACATTAGCCGATCTGACGCTCACCTCACCCGTGCTGGAGAACGGTCTCGCCACCGTCACGGGACGGGTCATTGATGCCGGTAGCTTGGATACGCACACCATCCGCGTCAACTGGGGCGACGGCAGCGCAGACTCGCTGATCCAACTCACCGCCAGCGAAACCACCTTCACCGCCACGCACCGTTACCTCGACGACAATCCGACCGGCACACCGCAAGACATCTATCCGGTCACCATCTCGGTCGTGGACAACAACGGCGGCAGCAGCCAACAACAACTTACCGTCACCGTGCAGAACGTGGCCCCGCAGATCACCACGCTGCTCACCAAACCGGATGCGGTCGAAGAAGGTTCGCCTCTGGTGCTGGACGGCACCTTCAGTGATGTCGGCAGTCTCGACACGCACACTGCCACGATCAACTGGGGCGACGGTACGAGCAGCAACGTTGCCGCCGGCGGGGGACTCTTCAGTGGCGAACACACCTACGTCGATTCGGGTGTCTACACCATCGCTGTCACGCTCACCGACGACGATGGTGCTAGTAGTACCTCGCAAATCAACGTCACCATTGGCAACGCCATTCCCACGCTGACCGACCTCACAATCAATTCACCGATATTAGAGAACGGTCTCGCCACCGTCACGGGACGGGTCATTGATGCCGGTAGCTTGGATACGCACACCATCCGCGTCAACTGGGGCGACGGCAGCGCAGACTCGCTGATTCAACTCACCGCCAGCGAAACCACCTTCACCGCCACGCACCGTTACCTCGACGACAATCCGACCGGCACACCGCAAGACATCTATCCGGTCACCATCTCGGTCGTGGACAACAACGGCGGCAGCAGCCAACAACAACTTACCGTCACCGTGCAGAACGTGGCCCCGGTCATAGAAAGTGCAACTTTAACGGCCATTCCGGAGGTCGATGCGGAATTTGTGTTGTCCGGCGAGTTTTCAGATGCCGGTTCGCTAGATAACCATACGCTGACGGTCGACTGGGGAGACGGATCGGCACCTTCTGTGATTTTGTATGCGGGTGGAGCACAAAACTTTATTGCCTCGCATGTGTTTGAGTCCGAAGGATCCTTTGCAGTGACGGCCACGCTGCGGGACGATGATGGTGCGGTTGCCGTTTCCAGGTTTTCGGCCGATGTCAGTCTGGAAACACAACTGATTGTTACCGAATTCCCTCAAGCGACAGTGGCGAATGCGCCCAGTGGTGGATATGTCGCTGGCGTCGTGATTAAGTCGACTCGCGAAAACATTACGACCACGGTCTCCCCGAATCCGACGACATCAATTCCCTTTGAAGGCAATACGAGCGACCGGCCGGTCAAGGCCATGGAAAATCGCGGTTCTCAGGAAGAAGTGGTTGTGATTGAACTGTTATCTCCTGAGGGAAAGAGGATTCGACACCAGAATCTCCCCAAGACCATACTGGTGGATCTGCCCGGATATATTCGGAAATTGCCCGACGGTCATTATCGATTCTACTTCAAGACGCCTGAAGCCCAGCGTTTGATTATGGATGTTCATGTCAGAGGAGGACAAATCATTGATCCGGGAGATTTGTTGAAAACGCAACAACAAAACGTTTCACAAACCCCCACAAATGACGGCGAATTGTCAGCGCAGGCGAGTGCCCTGCGAATTGATGCCGCAGTTCAAGGCGAAGCGGCGAACGCACACACCGATCATCCCAATTGGGAAGCCTCGGTCGATTCGGCGATGTCCAAGTTTCCTGAGAATTCCTCTCAAGGCCCATTGTCGGCACGGCGTTCCATTTCGACTTACTAA
- a CDS encoding preprotein translocase subunit SecA has product MRFPTMVAAFSQPAATAERLFGNPSIGQDRKTESGVTSLDMWGILSQFGMVSARGEFNRARAALRRVEIEERDLGGFTDDQLLRESSSLRYRAKCGDALDALLPRAFALVRETADRQLGIRHYDVQILAGTLLARGCLAEMATGEGKTLAAALPLYLHALSGKGAHLATANDYLANRDAEWMRPIFSALGLSVGVIQSDMLPNQRRAAYACDITYGTAKEFGFDFLRDRLQGSEQGVLDTGFHNHGEHRAAQFVQRELNYALVDEADSLLIDEARIPLIISQFESASSATLTAVSKWGAEIVGRLEQPTDFIPDPQTSTFRLTPAGRELIRRSPKPLSLSGIQVSDLYHSVEQAILVHQRFRPEQQYVIQDGEVVIVDEFNGRIANGRRWRNGLHQAIEAREGLAISPVSSSAAQLTTQELFLRYNCWAGMSGTLLPAAREINSVYHRPTVAVPLNRPCRRNHWPDQVFLTAAEKWTAIVEEIRTVSQQGRPVLVGTRSIDKSAHLSRLLDQVGISHQVLNALHVRSEAERIASAGQQGQVTVATNMAGRGTDIGLGPGVAELGGLHVIGTELHESPRIDRQLSGRAARQGDPGSYRMFLSLDDEILEAGFGKEQSAKLSTAAQKRQDTRGLASLFRSAQHHVEKRHAGQRRQLIQSALRRQDQLEQLGLDPFLEVEDDASNALS; this is encoded by the coding sequence TTGCGTTTTCCAACGATGGTCGCCGCATTCTCTCAGCCAGCCGCGACGGCCGAGCGATTGTTTGGAAATCCGTCGATTGGTCAGGACCGTAAAACAGAATCTGGAGTCACATCTCTCGACATGTGGGGCATCTTGTCACAATTCGGAATGGTCTCGGCACGCGGCGAATTCAACCGCGCCCGCGCCGCATTGCGCCGTGTGGAAATTGAGGAACGTGACCTGGGCGGTTTCACCGACGATCAATTACTGCGCGAAAGCTCCTCACTGCGGTATCGCGCCAAGTGCGGAGACGCCTTAGACGCGTTGTTACCCCGCGCGTTTGCCCTGGTACGCGAAACCGCCGACCGTCAATTGGGCATTCGGCATTACGATGTGCAAATCCTCGCGGGAACATTACTAGCACGTGGATGTCTGGCCGAGATGGCAACCGGCGAAGGCAAGACGTTGGCCGCCGCATTGCCGTTATATTTGCACGCCTTATCCGGCAAGGGCGCGCATCTGGCCACCGCCAATGACTACTTGGCGAATCGCGATGCCGAATGGATGCGGCCGATTTTTTCAGCACTTGGACTATCTGTCGGCGTGATTCAATCCGATATGCTCCCCAACCAGCGGCGAGCGGCATATGCCTGCGATATCACCTATGGAACCGCTAAGGAATTCGGCTTTGACTTTTTGCGAGATCGATTGCAAGGAAGCGAACAGGGAGTCCTCGACACCGGATTTCACAATCACGGCGAACACCGCGCTGCGCAATTCGTACAACGCGAGTTGAACTACGCACTCGTCGACGAGGCCGACAGCCTTCTGATTGACGAAGCTCGCATCCCTTTAATCATCAGCCAATTTGAATCCGCATCATCCGCAACACTAACGGCAGTCTCAAAGTGGGGCGCTGAGATCGTTGGCCGTCTAGAACAGCCCACGGACTTCATCCCGGATCCGCAAACATCGACTTTTCGCCTGACACCCGCCGGTCGAGAATTGATCCGCCGATCTCCCAAACCGCTAAGCTTGTCGGGGATCCAAGTCAGCGATCTCTATCACAGCGTCGAACAGGCGATCTTGGTCCACCAGCGTTTTCGTCCCGAACAACAATATGTAATCCAAGACGGCGAAGTCGTCATTGTCGACGAATTCAACGGACGAATTGCCAACGGACGCCGCTGGCGAAACGGGTTGCATCAAGCGATTGAGGCCCGTGAGGGTTTGGCAATTTCACCCGTCTCATCGTCCGCGGCGCAGCTCACCACGCAGGAGTTATTTCTTCGCTACAACTGTTGGGCCGGCATGTCAGGCACGCTTCTTCCCGCTGCCAGGGAAATCAATAGCGTCTATCACCGACCCACCGTCGCCGTGCCCCTCAACCGTCCCTGTCGGCGGAACCATTGGCCCGATCAAGTCTTTCTAACGGCCGCCGAGAAATGGACAGCGATCGTCGAGGAGATACGCACCGTCAGCCAGCAAGGCCGTCCGGTCTTGGTGGGAACGCGGTCCATCGATAAATCAGCGCACCTCTCCCGGTTACTCGACCAAGTGGGAATCTCGCACCAAGTCCTCAACGCACTGCATGTTCGCAGCGAAGCCGAACGCATTGCCAGTGCGGGACAGCAGGGACAAGTCACCGTCGCCACCAATATGGCCGGTCGCGGCACGGATATTGGTTTGGGACCGGGAGTAGCTGAATTAGGCGGTCTGCACGTGATCGGCACGGAATTGCACGAATCACCACGGATCGATCGACAACTCAGCGGCCGCGCGGCACGCCAAGGGGATCCCGGAAGCTATCGAATGTTTCTTTCACTGGACGATGAAATTCTCGAAGCGGGTTTTGGTAAGGAGCAGTCCGCCAAACTGAGTACCGCTGCGCAGAAACGCCAAGACACACGCGGGTTAGCCAGTCTCTTTCGATCCGCCCAGCACCATGTCGAAAAGCGACACGCGGGGCAGCGACGGCAGTTGATTCAGTCCGCACTGCGCCGGCAAGACCAGCTCGAACAATTGGGGCTCGACCCGTTTTTAGAAGTCGAAGACGACGCGTCCAACGCGCTCTCTTAA